Proteins found in one Clostridia bacterium genomic segment:
- a CDS encoding choice-of-anchor J domain-containing protein — protein MSKRVISAILAAALLLAFAPFAASAARSKAYETTVYSFDFETDPSANGWSTADMDNDGHSWVYARYYADAHSGTGLMWSASYDNEDEALTPNNRLVSPVIEIPAEGETSIKVMARGYHPRDFAEHFRFAYVIDGGDTVPTSIGYEDFVTTNEWKEYSVTISPDDPIRSHLLGKRIRVVISHWCCTNQFRLLVDDFSVVNYNPVEHVISTDFEATPFARGWAASDVDGDGHGWTFDPAAETSHSGSGIMWSASYDGSDGALTPNNRLITPFFTVPSYGKMTLSFWARGDHNDDFAEKFDISYVEYNAGNAIPNTISPTYTTENRWNEYVFDLSGYNDGKLLGRRIRLVISHLPSSKDNYRLLLDDFDLKWDAQPDSGVVYAFNFESDPFVNDWTREDLDGDGNGWTYENSRLSAYTYDDYTYTYSYSGSGSVFSASYWRGKALTPVNRLTSPYFTVPDEGDAFVTFRARGSDTNDYKEHFAVGYQVMGDIRLVLPGSFTTENEWKEYTVKLPDGLNGKNVRLYITHIDSTDQLRLYVDDFVVRSGSAALRGDFDKDGEITVSDALAALRIAAKLAEETYEAIRIGDIDGDDAITVSDALAILRVAAKLASRDSLA, from the coding sequence ATGTCCAAACGCGTAATTTCCGCAATACTTGCCGCCGCGCTGCTGCTGGCGTTCGCGCCGTTCGCGGCTTCGGCGGCGCGCTCGAAGGCGTACGAAACGACCGTCTATTCCTTCGATTTCGAGACGGATCCGTCAGCGAACGGCTGGTCGACGGCGGATATGGATAACGACGGCCACAGCTGGGTATACGCCCGGTATTACGCCGACGCTCACAGCGGCACCGGTCTTATGTGGTCGGCGTCCTACGACAACGAAGACGAGGCGCTGACCCCGAACAACCGCCTTGTAAGTCCGGTCATCGAGATCCCCGCCGAGGGCGAGACCTCGATAAAGGTCATGGCGCGGGGCTATCACCCCAGAGATTTCGCCGAGCATTTCAGATTCGCCTACGTAATAGACGGCGGCGATACCGTTCCCACGTCGATCGGATACGAGGATTTCGTCACGACGAACGAGTGGAAGGAATACTCCGTGACGATCTCTCCCGACGATCCCATACGCTCCCATCTGCTCGGCAAAAGGATCCGCGTCGTCATCAGCCACTGGTGCTGTACGAACCAGTTCCGCCTGCTCGTCGACGATTTCAGCGTCGTCAACTATAATCCGGTCGAGCACGTTATCTCGACCGATTTTGAAGCCACGCCCTTCGCGCGCGGCTGGGCGGCGAGCGACGTCGACGGCGACGGACACGGCTGGACCTTCGATCCCGCCGCCGAAACGTCGCACAGCGGCTCCGGCATTATGTGGTCGGCGTCATACGACGGCAGCGACGGCGCGCTGACTCCGAACAACCGCCTGATAACGCCCTTCTTCACCGTTCCGTCTTACGGCAAAATGACGCTCTCGTTCTGGGCGCGCGGCGACCACAACGACGATTTCGCGGAGAAGTTCGACATCTCCTACGTCGAATACAACGCCGGCAACGCGATCCCGAACACGATAAGCCCGACCTATACCACCGAAAACAGGTGGAACGAATACGTCTTCGACCTTTCCGGATACAATGACGGCAAGCTGCTCGGCAGGCGCATCCGGCTCGTTATCAGCCATCTGCCGTCGAGCAAGGACAACTACCGCCTCCTCCTCGACGATTTCGACCTCAAATGGGACGCGCAGCCGGATTCCGGCGTCGTCTACGCCTTCAATTTCGAGTCCGACCCCTTCGTCAACGACTGGACGCGCGAGGATCTTGACGGCGACGGCAACGGCTGGACGTATGAAAACTCGCGTCTGAGCGCGTATACTTACGACGATTACACCTACACGTATTCGTACAGCGGCAGCGGCTCGGTCTTTTCCGCTTCATATTGGAGAGGGAAGGCGCTGACTCCGGTCAACCGCCTGACCAGCCCGTATTTCACCGTGCCCGACGAGGGCGACGCGTTCGTTACCTTCCGCGCGCGCGGCAGCGATACCAACGACTATAAAGAGCACTTCGCCGTCGGATATCAGGTCATGGGCGATATACGTCTGGTGCTCCCCGGCTCCTTCACGACCGAGAACGAATGGAAGGAATATACCGTTAAACTGCCCGACGGACTGAACGGCAAGAACGTCAGACTATATATAACCCACATAGACTCGACCGATCAGCTCCGCTTATACGTCGACGATTTCGTCGTCCGCAGCGGCTCCGCCGCGCTCAGGGGCGACTTCGACAAGGACGGCGAGATCACCGTTTCGGACGCCCTCGCCGCGCTCCGCATCGCCGCGAAGCTCGCGGAGGAGACCTACGAGGCGATCCGCATCGGCGATATCGACGGCGACGATGCGATCACCGTTTCCGACGCGCTGGCGATCCTCCGCGTCGCCGCGAAGCTCGCGAGCCGGGACAGTTTGGCGTAA
- the thrS gene encoding threonine--tRNA ligase: protein MKVIYFDGHVDQCAPEEEQHVIRHTAAHILAQAVKRLYPQAKFGFGPANEKGFHYDIDLGDVTLSDADLPAIEEEMKKIVKENLPLKSFILPREEAIKLMEDRGENYKVEHIADLEDDAPISFFQQGEYIDMCTGPHLTYTKALKAFKLTGVSGAYWRNDASRKMLTRINGTAFATGEELEEYLRMLEEAKLRDHRKIGKEMHLFMTDDLIGKGLPMFLPNGYTVWQELEEYIKEKERKLGYQHVLTPCVGTVGLYETSGHWEHYRENMFPVMEVDQEQFVLRPMNCPHHMMIYANRPHSYRDLPIRIGEIAHDFRYEPSGTLKGIERGRHFCQNDAHLFVTPEQIKSEVGTVVDLIFSVYKDFGITNYRCVLSLRDPADKVKYHQDDEMWEHAENALREVLTELGINFTEEIGEAAFYGPKLDVNVQPAVGAEYTLSTCQLDFCLPAKFKLTYIDKDGAEKTPVVLHRAILGSLDRFMAYLIEETKGKFPLWLAPTQVKVLPVSEKSMDYAAQVAEKLRDAGVRCVLDDRNEKIGYKIREARQEDKAPYMIIVGEKEVAEGIVSVRDRDTDQTAPYSYDEFEAKVLKEIRERV from the coding sequence ATGAAAGTCATCTACTTCGACGGACACGTCGACCAGTGCGCTCCCGAGGAGGAGCAGCACGTCATCCGCCACACCGCGGCGCATATTCTCGCGCAGGCGGTCAAGCGTCTTTATCCGCAGGCGAAATTCGGCTTCGGCCCCGCCAACGAAAAGGGCTTCCACTACGATATCGACCTCGGCGACGTCACGCTTTCGGACGCCGACCTCCCCGCCATCGAGGAGGAGATGAAGAAGATCGTCAAGGAAAACCTGCCGCTCAAATCCTTCATCCTGCCCCGCGAGGAAGCGATAAAGCTCATGGAGGACCGCGGCGAAAACTACAAGGTCGAGCACATCGCCGACCTCGAGGACGACGCGCCAATCAGCTTCTTCCAGCAGGGCGAGTATATCGATATGTGCACCGGCCCGCACCTTACCTACACTAAGGCGCTGAAGGCGTTCAAGCTGACCGGCGTTTCCGGCGCATACTGGCGCAACGACGCCTCCCGCAAGATGCTCACCCGCATCAACGGCACCGCCTTCGCGACGGGCGAGGAGCTTGAGGAGTACCTGCGCATGCTCGAGGAGGCGAAGCTCCGCGACCACCGCAAGATAGGCAAAGAGATGCACCTTTTCATGACCGACGACCTCATCGGCAAGGGGCTCCCGATGTTCCTCCCGAACGGCTACACCGTCTGGCAGGAGCTTGAGGAGTATATCAAGGAGAAGGAGCGCAAGCTCGGCTATCAGCACGTTCTGACGCCCTGCGTCGGCACCGTCGGGCTCTACGAGACCAGCGGACACTGGGAGCACTACCGCGAGAATATGTTCCCGGTCATGGAGGTCGACCAGGAGCAGTTCGTCCTTCGCCCGATGAACTGCCCGCACCACATGATGATATACGCCAACCGTCCGCATTCCTACCGCGACCTGCCGATACGCATCGGCGAGATCGCGCACGACTTCCGCTACGAGCCCAGCGGAACGCTGAAGGGCATCGAGCGCGGCCGCCACTTCTGCCAGAACGACGCGCACCTCTTCGTCACGCCGGAGCAGATCAAGTCCGAGGTCGGCACGGTCGTCGACCTGATCTTCAGCGTCTACAAGGACTTCGGCATCACGAATTACCGCTGCGTGCTTTCGCTGCGCGACCCCGCGGACAAGGTCAAGTACCATCAGGACGACGAGATGTGGGAGCACGCCGAGAACGCGCTGCGCGAGGTGCTCACCGAGCTGGGCATAAACTTCACCGAGGAGATCGGCGAAGCGGCGTTCTACGGCCCGAAGCTCGACGTCAACGTCCAGCCCGCCGTCGGCGCGGAATACACGCTTTCCACCTGCCAGCTCGACTTCTGCCTGCCGGCGAAGTTCAAGCTGACCTATATCGACAAGGACGGCGCGGAGAAGACCCCCGTCGTGCTTCACCGCGCGATCCTCGGCAGTCTCGACCGCTTCATGGCGTACCTCATCGAGGAGACGAAGGGCAAGTTCCCGCTCTGGCTCGCGCCGACGCAGGTCAAGGTGCTGCCGGTTTCCGAGAAGAGCATGGACTACGCCGCGCAGGTCGCGGAGAAGCTCAGGGACGCCGGCGTCCGCTGCGTGCTCGACGACCGCAACGAGAAGATCGGCTACAAGATCCGCGAGGCGAGGCAGGAGGACAAGGCGCCGTATATGATCATCGTCGGCGAAAAGGAAGTCGCCGAGGGCATCGTTTCCGTCCGCGACCGCGACACCGACCAGACTGCGCCGTATTCGTATGACGAGTTTGAGGCAAAAGTGCTGAAGGAGATAAGAGAACGCGTATAA
- a CDS encoding four helix bundle protein, with product MSDSKLRDASKDFAKKIVFLCQDVRDNKKGSPLLGQLLRSATSIGANIHEAQYAHGRKDFVSKLEIAQKECYETEYWLELLFETGYIDENEYKPLQNNCGAIRRMLISSLKTVKENDAV from the coding sequence ATGTCCGACAGCAAATTACGCGATGCATCCAAAGATTTCGCAAAGAAAATCGTCTTCCTTTGCCAAGACGTCAGAGATAATAAAAAAGGTTCGCCGTTGCTCGGGCAGCTTCTTCGCTCGGCAACTTCCATCGGCGCAAATATCCACGAGGCGCAGTACGCGCACGGAAGAAAAGATTTCGTCTCAAAATTGGAAATCGCGCAAAAGGAATGCTACGAAACGGAATACTGGCTTGAACTCCTGTTTGAAACCGGTTACATAGATGAAAACGAATACAAGCCGCTGCAGAATAATTGCGGAGCGATCAGAAGAATGCTTATATCGTCGCTGAAAACCGTTAAGGAAAACGACGCCGTATAA
- the rsmG gene encoding 16S rRNA (guanine(527)-N(7))-methyltransferase RsmG, which produces MREEIKRILLGGGVPAEQAEALCDYAEFLVSENEKYNLTALTAPEDIAVKHFLDSLLPLKFGFPPEGAKVIDVGSGAGLPAIPLAVARPDLDVTALDATGKKVAFIAKAAEVAGVKVAAVAARAEEAAKPPMRGSFDCAVSRGVAALNVLCELCMPFVKVGGVFLAYKGRGADAEIAEAKNAVAVLGGEVERVERAEIGGAERALVFIRKVKPTHDAYPRPFARIKKKPL; this is translated from the coding sequence ATGAGAGAAGAAATAAAAAGGATCCTGCTCGGCGGCGGAGTGCCCGCGGAGCAGGCGGAGGCGCTCTGCGATTACGCGGAGTTCCTCGTCAGCGAAAACGAAAAATACAACCTCACCGCGCTGACCGCGCCGGAGGATATCGCCGTCAAGCACTTCCTCGACAGTTTGCTGCCGCTGAAGTTCGGCTTCCCGCCCGAGGGCGCGAAGGTCATCGACGTAGGCAGCGGCGCGGGACTGCCCGCGATACCGCTGGCGGTCGCGCGCCCCGACCTCGACGTTACCGCGCTGGACGCGACCGGGAAGAAGGTCGCCTTCATCGCGAAGGCGGCGGAGGTCGCGGGCGTGAAGGTCGCCGCGGTCGCCGCGCGCGCCGAGGAGGCGGCGAAGCCGCCGATGCGCGGGAGCTTCGACTGCGCCGTTTCGCGCGGAGTAGCCGCGCTGAACGTCCTCTGCGAGCTGTGTATGCCCTTCGTCAAGGTCGGCGGCGTCTTCCTCGCTTATAAGGGGCGCGGCGCCGACGCGGAGATCGCGGAGGCGAAAAACGCGGTCGCCGTGCTCGGCGGCGAGGTCGAGCGCGTCGAACGCGCCGAGATCGGCGGCGCCGAGCGCGCGCTGGTCTTCATCCGTAAGGTCAAGCCCACCCACGACGCGTATCCGCGGCCGTTCGCGCGGATAAAGAAAAAGCCGTTGTAA